A genome region from Iodobacter fluviatilis includes the following:
- a CDS encoding pilin: MKNMQKGFTLIELMIVVAIIGILAAVAIPSYQNYTAKSKFAAALAETASPKTGVDARIADGTVPTKEDIGIKQATANCTSNLLNGFSSSSEAGTIVCTINGGPKAVSGKKITQTRTSDGQWSCSSDADAAAKSKGCDA, translated from the coding sequence ATGAAAAACATGCAAAAAGGTTTTACCCTGATCGAATTGATGATCGTTGTTGCGATCATCGGTATCTTGGCTGCTGTAGCGATTCCTTCGTACCAAAATTACACAGCAAAATCTAAATTTGCTGCTGCTTTAGCTGAGACAGCGTCACCAAAGACTGGTGTTGATGCTCGTATTGCTGACGGAACAGTTCCTACGAAAGAAGATATTGGTATTAAGCAAGCTACAGCCAATTGTACTTCGAATCTCTTGAATGGTTTTTCATCTTCATCGGAAGCTGGTACTATTGTTTGCACAATCAATGGTGGCCCTAAAGCTGTATCAGGCAAGAAAATTACTCAAACTCGTACTTCAGATGGCCAATGGTCTTGCTCTTCAGATGCTGATGCTGCAGCAAAATCAAAAGGTTGTGACGCATAA